In the genome of Mycoplasmopsis pulmonis, one region contains:
- a CDS encoding ABC transporter ATP-binding protein, translating into MDAILEVKNLSKIYNKKDNRGIQNLNFSVPRGSFHAFIGENGAGKTTTIKSIINSFSNWTGQILIDNKDNKTAESKEKIGYVPENALFPKEIKTIDYLLSFALLSGMDKAKAKEKIKDMLTRLDIIDLINKKPYSFSSGQKKKVLLIQALIHEPDLIILDEPAANLDPSARYELFKILEDLKNQGKTIFISSHILSEIDKYIDSLTLIHDGQIVFNGEKNQNLEEIYHEKIIKTN; encoded by the coding sequence ATGGATGCAATTTTAGAAGTTAAAAACCTCTCAAAAATTTATAACAAAAAAGATAATAGAGGAATTCAAAATTTAAACTTTTCAGTTCCAAGAGGATCTTTCCACGCCTTCATTGGAGAAAATGGAGCTGGTAAAACAACAACTATAAAATCAATAATTAATTCTTTTTCAAATTGAACTGGACAAATTTTAATAGATAACAAAGATAACAAAACAGCTGAGTCTAAAGAAAAAATTGGATATGTTCCTGAAAATGCACTTTTTCCAAAAGAGATAAAAACTATTGATTATTTACTTTCTTTTGCTCTTCTTTCAGGAATGGACAAAGCCAAAGCTAAAGAAAAAATTAAGGATATGCTAACAAGGTTAGATATCATTGACTTAATTAATAAAAAACCATATTCTTTTTCATCAGGACAAAAGAAAAAAGTTTTATTAATTCAAGCTTTAATTCATGAGCCAGATTTAATAATTTTAGATGAGCCAGCTGCTAATCTAGATCCTAGTGCAAGATATGAGCTTTTCAAAATTTTAGAAGATCTTAAAAATCAAGGAAAAACTATCTTTATCTCATCACACATTCTTAGTGAAATTGACAAATATATTGATAGCCTTACTTTAATACATGATGGTCAAATTGTTTTTAATGGAGAAAAAAATCAAAATTTAGAAGAGATTTACCATGAAAAAATCATTAAAACTAATTAG
- a CDS encoding PTS ascorbate-specific subunit IIBC encodes MRFLASLEPTTSEYFINFFKQFIGTPAILIGLFTLIGCALQRKKITEIITSTIKTIIGFIIIGAGAGFLASAVAKLGSAFNLLLGVSGVISNNDSVPGIFLENLSHLVLAGSLIMIVAMFLNILLARITNLKYIYLSGHVLFYMSVMLASVFYVGGLDKEVDIPIIVISGSLILSLWMIISPAFLNKYVVQITNSNDIAIAHTGSLAYLFSAWVGLGVAKVHKKLNKKIVSTEDIKFPKTLSFLRNTNVAIAITMFFIYLIIYIAAWIAKGYQGLVLSGVIASQDDVIVQGLLQAFVFAAGVEILLIGVRMFIAEVVPSFKGISQKLVPSAKAALDCPTIFPYAPNAVLIGFISSFVGALLAMTITIGITSALPIMKNDSIGWAIILPSIVPHFFIGATSGVFANKNGGIWVAVLGPFLSGLLMSFVPFIFFGLEYMPTVLVSNASGQKVPSSITWGDSDYLLGVPFSFIGKIVGRNTFIWLLPTLAAFLWLIYPVINLSKKLLKIKDKNAKVGDENFDQKQEKKLEKTKVTNEPKDLFLKSNVGQRNKLMAVCGQGLGSSLLIEINLKTVLRDMQIQIIEVDHTNVNSFNKDDPKILAVVCGVDLANSIDFDNKIILNNLLDRNELKNKLKEFLQKNNFLNN; translated from the coding sequence ATGAGATTTTTAGCATCATTAGAGCCAACAACAAGTGAATATTTTATAAATTTTTTTAAACAATTTATTGGCACACCTGCAATTTTAATAGGTCTTTTTACTCTTATAGGTTGTGCTTTGCAGCGTAAAAAAATTACTGAAATAATTACCTCAACAATTAAGACAATTATTGGTTTTATCATAATTGGAGCTGGAGCTGGTTTTTTAGCTTCAGCTGTTGCCAAACTTGGCTCTGCTTTTAATTTACTTTTAGGAGTAAGTGGAGTTATATCCAACAATGACTCAGTTCCAGGTATTTTTCTAGAAAATCTAAGTCATCTAGTTTTAGCCGGCTCGCTCATTATGATAGTTGCTATGTTTTTAAACATATTGCTAGCTAGAATTACTAATTTAAAATATATCTATCTTTCAGGACATGTACTTTTTTATATGTCAGTTATGTTGGCTAGTGTTTTTTATGTTGGAGGTTTAGATAAAGAAGTTGACATTCCAATTATTGTAATAAGTGGATCATTAATTTTGTCACTTTGAATGATTATCTCACCAGCTTTTTTAAATAAATATGTTGTACAAATCACTAATTCAAATGACATAGCAATTGCTCATACAGGCTCACTTGCATATCTTTTTTCTGCGTGAGTTGGTCTTGGAGTTGCAAAGGTTCATAAAAAACTAAACAAAAAAATTGTCTCAACCGAAGATATTAAATTTCCAAAAACTCTTTCATTTTTAAGAAACACTAATGTTGCAATAGCAATTACTATGTTTTTTATCTACTTAATAATTTATATTGCAGCTTGAATTGCAAAGGGTTATCAAGGACTTGTTTTAAGTGGAGTAATTGCTAGTCAAGATGATGTTATAGTTCAAGGACTATTGCAAGCTTTTGTCTTTGCCGCAGGGGTGGAGATCTTACTTATTGGAGTAAGAATGTTTATAGCTGAAGTTGTTCCTTCTTTTAAAGGTATTTCTCAAAAACTTGTTCCTAGTGCAAAGGCTGCTCTTGATTGTCCTACTATTTTTCCATATGCTCCCAATGCTGTTTTAATTGGTTTTATTTCATCATTTGTTGGAGCTCTTTTGGCTATGACCATCACCATTGGAATAACTAGTGCCTTGCCAATAATGAAAAATGATTCTATAGGATGGGCAATCATTTTACCTAGCATTGTTCCTCATTTTTTCATAGGAGCTACCTCTGGAGTTTTTGCTAACAAAAACGGAGGAATTTGAGTTGCTGTGCTTGGTCCTTTTTTAAGTGGGCTTTTAATGTCTTTTGTTCCTTTTATTTTCTTTGGACTTGAATACATGCCTACAGTGCTAGTTTCAAATGCTAGTGGTCAAAAAGTTCCTAGTTCAATTACTTGAGGAGATAGTGATTATTTATTAGGAGTTCCTTTTTCCTTTATTGGAAAAATAGTTGGCAGAAATACCTTTATTTGACTTTTACCTACTTTAGCCGCTTTTCTTTGATTAATTTATCCAGTTATTAACTTATCTAAAAAGCTTTTAAAAATCAAAGACAAAAATGCAAAAGTTGGTGATGAAAATTTTGATCAAAAACAAGAAAAAAAGCTTGAAAAAACTAAAGTTACTAATGAGCCAAAAGATTTATTTTTAAAAAGCAATGTTGGTCAAAGAAACAAACTAATGGCAGTTTGTGGTCAAGGACTTGGCTCTTCATTATTAATTGAGATAAATCTAAAAACAGTTCTTAGAGATATGCAAATTCAAATCATTGAAGTAGATCATACAAATGTCAATTCATTTAATAAAGATGATCCAAAAATCTTAGCTGTAGTTTGTGGAGTTGATTTGGCCAATTCAATTGATTTTGATAATAAAATTATTTTGAATAATTTATTAGATAGAAATGAGCTAAAAAATAAACTCAAAGAATTTTTGCAAAAAAATAATTTCTTAAATAACTAA
- a CDS encoding aromatic motif membrane protein: MKKSLKLISSFLPLLTVFSVISCDKTQDNKEKNHLQIDHQKDEQISSQKSFSNQKHIQNLVNDFIDNSSEKNNYVLTQKNLPKTLLKQLQFSLVYFNNIWSSKDQNDIGHSQARKRSHEFILEALSSNWYWSLQNIDKFQYAFNPYGQRLKGYRQEKKDFEDHIKTFGFLSRQAKSNKIKNIYKINMEKLNEDVFQNKQIYYLEYENNLFLKIYKLQNKDKTIILIWPDLYWIKNTNNVEFYLQKFEQEIIKQRKMSIQNEIEPDEDENPIYKKYNDSHLYEKLFQGQYYDWIRNAIKSLNEMESENQIYRYTLRGIDEI, encoded by the coding sequence ATGAAAAAATCATTAAAACTAATTAGTTCTTTTTTACCTTTATTAACTGTTTTTTCAGTGATTTCGTGTGATAAAACTCAAGATAATAAGGAAAAAAATCATCTTCAAATAGATCATCAAAAAGATGAGCAAATCTCTAGTCAAAAAAGTTTTTCTAATCAAAAACATATTCAAAATTTAGTCAATGATTTTATTGACAATTCAAGTGAAAAAAATAACTATGTTTTAACTCAAAAAAATCTTCCAAAAACACTTTTAAAACAACTTCAATTTTCATTAGTTTATTTCAACAACATCTGATCTAGCAAAGATCAAAATGATATAGGTCATAGCCAAGCAAGAAAAAGATCACATGAATTTATTTTAGAAGCTCTAAGTTCAAATTGATATTGATCACTTCAAAACATTGATAAATTTCAATATGCTTTTAATCCCTATGGACAAAGACTAAAAGGATATAGACAAGAAAAAAAAGATTTTGAAGATCATATTAAAACTTTTGGTTTTCTATCAAGACAGGCTAAGTCAAATAAAATAAAAAACATCTACAAAATTAATATGGAAAAGTTAAATGAGGATGTTTTCCAAAACAAACAAATTTATTATTTAGAATATGAAAATAATTTATTTTTAAAAATTTATAAATTACAAAATAAAGATAAAACTATTATCTTAATTTGACCAGATCTTTACTGAATAAAAAATACAAACAATGTTGAATTTTATTTACAAAAATTTGAACAAGAAATAATCAAACAAAGAAAAATGTCAATTCAAAATGAAATTGAACCTGATGAAGATGAAAATCCAATTTACAAAAAATATAATGACTCACATTTATATGAAAAACTTTTTCAAGGGCAATACTATGATTGAATTAGAAATGCTATAAAGTCTTTAAATGAAATGGAAAGTGAAAATCAAATTTATCGTTATACATTAAGGGGAATTGATGAAATTTAA
- a CDS encoding YihY/virulence factor BrkB family protein gives MFKKNNDLESGWNDFDPKSSKKKNKKSDSSIKKSWVGKKLTKDFSKKFNFLEKIVKFIILAALVIFVSSKRLSQKSKKNELVKRTYEKISSSEFSFIPPSTAFFILLSFIPIISLVLILLSTISDYQKVFVDEILKKFIPGLSDFISSFQKNKELSSLENTGIWFLVASLIWISSSGYARFVYSISYIYGHKNLGNVISNKIKGIFIVIAMALYITLALLIYIPFINFLKKNLDDDSLYLTFFYISATIYVVFFYYFGMILFFKFVPKFRLKWKHINPGVWISVLPISLFTVSFGFLASLSSYGSYGILGTFIYISFFTLILTYFMYVGVMANEAYYKTYFSLDTYGWFERK, from the coding sequence ATGTTTAAAAAAAATAATGACTTAGAGAGCGGATGAAATGATTTTGATCCAAAAAGCTCTAAAAAAAAGAATAAAAAAAGTGACTCATCAATTAAAAAATCATGAGTTGGTAAAAAACTAACTAAAGATTTTTCTAAAAAGTTTAATTTTTTAGAAAAAATTGTTAAGTTTATCATTTTAGCAGCCCTTGTTATTTTTGTCTCTTCAAAAAGGCTAAGTCAAAAATCAAAGAAAAATGAGCTAGTTAAAAGAACCTATGAAAAAATCTCAAGTAGCGAATTTTCATTTATTCCCCCTTCAACTGCCTTTTTCATTTTGCTCTCATTTATTCCTATTATCAGCTTAGTTTTGATTTTGCTTAGCACAATATCAGATTATCAAAAAGTCTTTGTTGATGAAATTTTAAAAAAATTCATTCCAGGACTTTCTGATTTTATTAGCTCATTTCAAAAAAACAAAGAATTATCAAGCTTAGAAAACACTGGAATTTGATTTTTAGTTGCTTCACTAATTTGAATTTCCTCATCGGGCTATGCTCGGTTTGTCTATTCAATTTCCTATATTTATGGACACAAAAATTTAGGAAATGTTATTTCCAATAAAATAAAAGGAATCTTCATTGTTATTGCAATGGCCCTTTATATAACTCTTGCTCTTTTAATTTATATTCCCTTTATTAATTTCTTGAAAAAAAACCTTGATGATGATAGTTTATATTTAACATTCTTTTATATAAGTGCAACTATTTATGTGGTCTTTTTTTACTACTTTGGAATGATTTTGTTTTTTAAATTTGTTCCAAAATTTAGACTTAAATGAAAACACATTAATCCAGGGGTTTGAATTAGCGTTTTACCAATTTCCCTTTTTACAGTTTCCTTTGGTTTTTTAGCCTCATTAAGTAGCTATGGAAGTTATGGAATCCTTGGTACTTTTATTTATATTTCATTTTTTACCTTAATTTTAACTTACTTTATGTATGTAGGGGTAATGGCAAATGAAGCCTATTACAAGACTTATTTTTCACTTGATACCTATGGCTGATTTGAAAGAAAATAA
- a CDS encoding ABC-2 transporter permease, translating to MTKSFLKKYTPKNQALKMSTSYIQLLLKIIIRKKSSIILPVLLVAINVVLAILIGIFVSTNIHATIAIFALVFVQLLLTIIFSSIKAINIFNDMESEGIEIISFSKKITRRNIIWSKITLFILINLFWSLLIFLMNLIIFIITYNKLDLINNFLIYSFFSPLFCGLIFGFITSLISYKFSPKLALAIPILIFTPLVIGGNFINGSSSSVPKKISKILNLPYKHYDGGTILNAEKFYLNNQKDELFIIPKNIDQNTLDQRQKDFINEAFVSTKKSANLYQNFSWLSLPYQLLNIFNKNDKDVIENIFENDKSDLEKYPYYNHLDSKDFRYVLQDSKGLLKVDAFENGIEYQGYIVPGFLKNRSLIPNQINKDLIYAREGANNFNVAFQEDDFTFSKPDNLVGKIDSNIILEALKSKIFQAQAKEFFDSLDEQITKADLLSQISKALDENGLNFTNLIDESTTLFSSEIDLQKIKNLTEKKVLIGVSLIYYLYFNYQNSPLLKTLLENDNPNLKYTPQQIQLLINNEKYNIGGYSSFVQVQQAVNNKIIFRYNLEKSNNYLFQTVDQFYSLKQDSKVINKNYFPLIWISLTLLLVALNFALYIRKDFK from the coding sequence GTGACTAAGTCATTTTTAAAAAAATACACACCTAAAAACCAAGCTCTTAAGATGAGCACTTCATATATACAGCTTTTATTAAAAATAATAATTAGAAAGAAAAGTTCAATAATTCTACCAGTTCTATTGGTGGCAATTAATGTTGTTCTTGCAATATTAATTGGAATTTTTGTCTCAACAAATATTCATGCAACTATTGCTATTTTTGCACTAGTTTTTGTTCAATTGCTTTTGACTATTATTTTTTCAAGCATAAAAGCAATAAACATTTTTAACGACATGGAAAGCGAAGGAATTGAAATAATTTCTTTTTCCAAAAAAATAACAAGAAGAAATATTATTTGATCAAAAATTACTCTTTTTATTTTGATAAATTTATTTTGATCATTATTAATTTTTCTAATGAATTTAATTATTTTTATTATCACTTATAACAAACTTGATCTTATAAATAATTTTTTAATTTATTCATTTTTTTCTCCATTATTTTGTGGATTAATCTTTGGATTTATTACTTCATTAATATCATATAAATTCTCACCAAAATTAGCATTGGCTATTCCAATTTTAATTTTTACTCCATTAGTAATTGGTGGAAATTTTATTAATGGATCTTCAAGTTCTGTACCAAAGAAAATATCAAAAATTTTAAATCTGCCTTACAAACACTATGATGGTGGAACCATTTTAAATGCAGAAAAATTTTATTTGAATAATCAAAAAGATGAACTTTTTATTATTCCAAAAAACATTGATCAAAACACTTTAGATCAAAGACAAAAAGACTTTATTAATGAAGCCTTTGTAAGCACTAAAAAAAGTGCAAATTTATATCAAAATTTTTCATGACTTTCACTTCCTTATCAACTCTTAAATATCTTTAACAAAAATGACAAAGATGTTATTGAAAATATCTTTGAAAATGATAAAAGTGATTTAGAAAAATATCCTTATTACAATCATTTAGATTCAAAAGATTTTAGATATGTTTTACAAGATTCTAAAGGACTTTTAAAAGTTGATGCTTTTGAAAATGGAATAGAATACCAAGGATATATAGTTCCCGGATTTTTGAAAAATAGAAGTTTAATTCCTAACCAAATTAACAAAGATCTTATTTATGCAAGAGAAGGTGCAAACAATTTTAATGTGGCTTTTCAAGAAGATGATTTTACTTTTTCAAAGCCAGATAATTTAGTTGGAAAAATTGACTCAAATATTATTTTAGAAGCTTTAAAATCAAAAATTTTTCAAGCTCAAGCAAAAGAATTTTTTGACTCTCTAGATGAGCAAATAACCAAAGCTGATTTACTAAGTCAAATATCAAAAGCCCTTGATGAAAATGGATTAAATTTTACTAATTTAATTGATGAATCAACTACTCTTTTTTCAAGTGAAATTGATCTTCAAAAAATTAAAAATCTAACTGAGAAAAAAGTTCTAATTGGAGTTAGTTTAATTTACTATTTATACTTTAATTATCAAAACTCACCATTATTAAAAACCTTATTGGAAAATGACAATCCAAATTTAAAATATACTCCTCAACAAATACAACTTTTAATCAATAATGAAAAATACAACATTGGTGGATATAGTTCATTTGTTCAAGTTCAACAAGCAGTTAATAACAAAATAATTTTTAGATATAACTTGGAAAAAAGTAATAATTACTTATTCCAAACTGTTGATCAATTTTATTCATTAAAACAAGATTCAAAAGTAATTAACAAAAATTATTTTCCATTAATTTGAATTTCATTAACTCTTTTACTTGTTGCATTAAATTTTGCTCTATATATTAGAAAGGATTTTAAATAA
- a CDS encoding Asp-tRNA(Asn)/Glu-tRNA(Gln) amidotransferase subunit GatC — protein MKVKKEFLDDISKITYFKLKPNVKTMLQNEANSLFEMIEKIKDLTIEDQDYFSRITQGQTSQVLREDEIDLSELLKKEEILLNTKNSNKDFFVVPKKEKNV, from the coding sequence ATGAAAGTTAAAAAAGAATTTTTAGATGACATTTCAAAAATTACTTATTTTAAATTAAAACCAAATGTAAAAACTATGCTTCAAAATGAAGCAAATTCACTTTTTGAAATGATTGAAAAAATTAAAGATTTAACCATTGAAGATCAGGATTATTTTTCAAGAATAACTCAAGGCCAAACTAGCCAAGTTTTAAGAGAAGATGAAATAGATCTTTCAGAGCTTTTGAAAAAAGAAGAGATTTTGCTTAATACAAAAAATTCCAACAAAGATTTTTTTGTTGTTCCAAAAAAGGAAAAAAATGTTTAA
- a CDS encoding amidase family protein: protein MFKQKGNFQKALQELSKDTNNVVSQVIDKQNENDGILKGVVYTLKDNYATKEYETKASSKTLENFKPLYNSSVYQRLVDQGASMVAKVHCDEFGLGGTGTFSAYGIIKNPLDSTRLAGGSSSGSAASMFYDIGFSIGSDTGDSVRLPASWIGKVGFKPSYGAISRYGLFTYASSLDTVAYFSHNVSDAIVLSKVLYGKDKKDMSSVEVSLEKTQETKPKKIAYFNCFNELSKEVAQSFKNLIKFLESQGIEMVKIEIDYQMMNNIKYVYDIISYSEAFSNLSNIKGLHFGKTFDKDDFDSWKELCLKNRSTFFGDMVQRRLLLGSIFLDENNIDQTFFKAKRLRYSIYKYLSKIFEENEVLIYPAYKDIAPKFDEQNEQNYMDFILSSSNLVGNPSITIPFGTKDNMPFGININTNLYEDAKLLSYSLYFEKILKGQKHE, encoded by the coding sequence ATGTTTAAACAAAAAGGAAATTTTCAAAAAGCTCTTCAAGAACTTTCAAAAGATACAAACAATGTTGTATCTCAAGTTATTGACAAACAAAATGAAAATGATGGAATTTTAAAAGGAGTTGTCTACACTCTAAAAGATAACTATGCAACTAAAGAATATGAAACCAAAGCCTCATCAAAAACTTTAGAAAATTTTAAACCCCTTTATAACTCAAGCGTTTATCAAAGACTTGTTGATCAAGGAGCTTCAATGGTTGCCAAAGTCCATTGTGATGAATTTGGTCTAGGAGGAACAGGAACTTTTAGTGCTTATGGAATTATCAAAAATCCTTTAGATTCTACTCGCCTTGCAGGAGGCTCTTCATCGGGCTCTGCTGCTTCGATGTTTTATGACATTGGTTTTTCAATAGGTAGTGACACAGGTGATTCAGTAAGACTTCCTGCTTCTTGAATTGGAAAAGTTGGTTTTAAACCCTCATATGGAGCAATTAGTCGTTATGGTCTTTTTACTTATGCCTCTTCTCTTGATACAGTAGCTTATTTTTCACATAATGTTAGCGATGCAATTGTGCTTTCAAAAGTTCTTTATGGTAAAGACAAAAAAGATATGAGCTCAGTTGAAGTTTCTTTAGAAAAAACTCAAGAAACTAAGCCAAAAAAAATAGCTTATTTTAATTGTTTTAATGAGCTTTCTAAAGAAGTAGCTCAAAGTTTTAAAAACTTAATTAAATTTTTAGAATCTCAAGGAATTGAGATGGTAAAAATTGAAATTGACTATCAAATGATGAACAACATTAAATATGTCTATGACATCATTTCATACTCTGAGGCTTTTTCGAATTTATCAAATATTAAAGGCCTTCATTTTGGAAAAACCTTTGATAAAGATGATTTTGACTCTTGAAAAGAGCTTTGTCTAAAAAATAGATCAACTTTTTTTGGAGATATGGTTCAAAGAAGGCTTTTATTGGGTTCAATTTTTTTAGATGAAAATAACATTGATCAAACATTTTTTAAAGCTAAAAGACTTAGATATTCAATTTATAAATATCTAAGTAAAATTTTTGAAGAAAATGAAGTTTTAATCTATCCAGCTTATAAAGATATAGCTCCTAAATTTGATGAGCAAAATGAGCAAAATTACATGGACTTTATTTTATCTTCATCTAATTTAGTAGGCAATCCATCAATAACTATTCCTTTTGGAACAAAAGATAATATGCCCTTTGGTATCAATATAAATACCAACTTATATGAAGATGCAAAGCTTTTATCTTATAGTTTGTATTTTGAAAAAATTCTTAAAGGACAAAAACATGAATAA
- a CDS encoding aromatic motif membrane protein yields MKFKKTFFLIFTSIFSLAIVSCSVDYSNFNKYIDVNKNVVESLKNPQQIKTNQILDVILNHYFEKDEVAKVNFQKQQDETEYQQKILKQIEEISNKIVDEKSKEFIDQLNKIFSQNWYLILKNLDKFHADFFSWYTIDVENTTSGETAKSSMEYLDNLKTLKKYNNLKFNDAYLDQIKEGETSGLSDSFADYYIKKDKLLFNLKITKEDNESKISFSPFVYNFAKTKNDISINLISNIFHNALIHHNQKYVDIFEKEIIKKHAYGEPALMLMKIRTKNE; encoded by the coding sequence ATGAAATTTAAAAAAACATTTTTTCTAATTTTTACTAGTATTTTTTCATTAGCTATCGTTTCATGTTCTGTTGATTATTCAAATTTTAATAAATACATAGATGTAAATAAAAATGTTGTTGAGTCTTTAAAAAACCCTCAACAAATAAAAACAAACCAAATTTTAGATGTAATTTTAAATCACTATTTTGAAAAAGATGAAGTAGCTAAAGTCAACTTTCAAAAACAACAAGATGAGACCGAATATCAACAAAAAATTCTTAAACAAATAGAAGAAATTTCAAACAAAATTGTTGATGAAAAGTCTAAAGAATTTATTGATCAACTTAATAAAATTTTTTCTCAAAATTGATACTTAATTTTGAAGAATTTAGATAAGTTTCATGCTGATTTTTTTAGTTGATATACCATTGATGTTGAAAATACAACTTCAGGAGAAACTGCTAAAAGTTCTATGGAATATTTAGATAATCTAAAAACTCTTAAAAAATACAATAATTTAAAATTTAATGATGCTTATCTAGATCAAATAAAAGAAGGAGAAACTTCAGGTTTAAGTGATTCTTTTGCTGACTATTATATTAAAAAAGATAAGTTACTTTTTAACTTAAAAATTACTAAAGAAGATAATGAATCTAAAATTAGTTTTTCTCCTTTTGTATACAACTTTGCAAAAACAAAAAATGACATATCTATTAACTTAATATCGAATATTTTTCATAATGCACTAATTCATCATAATCAAAAATATGTTGACATTTTTGAAAAGGAAATTATCAAAAAACATGCCTATGGTGAACCAGCTTTAATGCTTATGAAAATAAGGACTAAAAATGAATAA
- the gatB gene encoding Asp-tRNA(Asn)/Glu-tRNA(Gln) amidotransferase subunit GatB, translated as MNNFEVIIGIEIHLELNTKTKFFSPSPIDFEAEANTLVHPIDLGYPGTLPRVNKQAIINGIKLAKALNMTIDSEIHFDRKNYFYPDLPKGFQITQQFRPIGKNGSLVLYIDDESVKIDIERIHLEEDTARQYIKENEIWYDFNRAGIPLIEIVTRPTIKSSKQASSYIDEIRKIALLLEISDARMDRGSLRADINVSLRPYGSDKLGTKVEIKNLNSLNNVKKAIDLEIKDQFQKLINNQEIIQVTKRFNEKDQVLETMRKKESTINYMYFPEPNIPIIKLEQDFIDKVQINELPNEKKLRYQKANINKIYINLLINDPKLSKYFDKINYDDKEKISNIFFSEIVALANKQNRHATDLNIKASDIEDLLKELEQGNISGKHLKKLIPLLVDNQKEIKELLEENKMILISDQSYLRAKILEIIEANSKIVEEYNQRAEKVTKFILGSLMSQTNGQANPVVSSKLVKEILEEKFK; from the coding sequence ATGAATAATTTTGAAGTAATTATTGGAATTGAAATTCACCTTGAATTAAATACAAAAACTAAGTTTTTCTCTCCAAGTCCAATCGATTTTGAAGCTGAGGCTAACACATTAGTTCATCCAATAGATCTAGGTTATCCAGGAACTTTGCCTAGAGTTAATAAACAAGCTATTATTAATGGAATTAAATTAGCAAAAGCTCTTAATATGACAATAGATAGTGAAATTCATTTTGACCGTAAAAATTATTTTTATCCTGATCTTCCAAAGGGTTTTCAAATTACTCAGCAATTTCGGCCAATAGGAAAAAATGGAAGCCTTGTTTTATATATTGATGATGAAAGTGTCAAAATAGATATTGAAAGAATTCATCTTGAAGAAGATACAGCTCGTCAATATATTAAAGAAAATGAAATTTGATATGACTTTAATAGAGCCGGAATTCCTTTAATTGAAATAGTAACTCGGCCAACAATTAAAAGTTCAAAGCAAGCAAGCAGTTATATCGATGAAATTAGAAAAATTGCTCTTTTACTTGAAATAAGTGATGCTCGAATGGATCGAGGCTCACTTAGAGCTGATATCAATGTTTCTTTAAGACCTTATGGAAGTGACAAACTTGGAACAAAAGTTGAAATTAAAAATTTAAATTCACTTAACAATGTCAAAAAAGCCATTGACCTTGAAATTAAAGATCAATTTCAAAAGTTAATTAACAATCAAGAAATTATCCAAGTAACCAAAAGATTTAATGAAAAAGATCAAGTTTTAGAAACTATGAGAAAAAAAGAATCAACCATTAACTACATGTATTTTCCAGAGCCAAATATTCCAATTATTAAACTTGAACAGGACTTTATAGATAAAGTCCAAATTAATGAGCTTCCCAACGAAAAAAAACTAAGATATCAAAAAGCTAACATTAATAAAATCTATATTAATTTATTAATTAATGATCCTAAACTATCAAAGTATTTTGATAAAATCAACTATGATGATAAAGAAAAGATCTCTAATATCTTTTTCTCTGAAATTGTCGCTTTGGCAAATAAGCAAAACAGGCATGCCACTGATTTAAATATTAAAGCCTCAGACATTGAAGATCTTTTAAAAGAGCTTGAGCAAGGAAATATCTCAGGAAAGCATCTAAAAAAATTAATACCTCTTCTTGTTGACAACCAAAAAGAAATAAAAGAGCTTTTAGAAGAAAATAAAATGATTTTAATTAGTGATCAAAGCTATTTAAGGGCAAAAATTCTTGAAATCATTGAAGCTAATTCAAAGATTGTTGAAGAATACAACCAAAGAGCTGAAAAAGTAACAAAGTTTATTTTAGGCTCACTAATGAGCCAAACTAATGGACAAGCAAATCCAGTTGTTTCTTCAAAGCTAGTAAAAGAAATTCTTGAAGAAAAATTTAAATAA